In Williamsoniiplasma luminosum, the genomic stretch TCAGCATTAGCAACATTGTTAGCTTCTTTAATTTTTGCAATTAATGCTTTTAAATCAACACCTTCTTCATTTTCAGGATTAAGCGGTGGTAATCCTGCTTTTTCATATTTTGCAATTGCATCTAGCAATGCTTGAGTTGCTTTGTTTACAATGTCTTGTTTACCTGTTGTGTGGTTCTCACGAACAACAGCTTCAGCTGTTTTAATTGCTTCTAATATGCTTTTATTTGCTGCATCGTTTTTATCTTTGTTTTTATCTTTGTGAGAATTAGTAGCTTTAATAATTGCAGCGTCTAATTCTTTATAATCTGCTCTTTCATTAGTTGCTTTTAAAAAGTCAACCATAGCTTTTTGTAATACCAATACAGCATTATCAACTTCTTTTTGTTCACTTAACATATGTGTAGCTTTGAAAATATTATTTGCATCTTCAATTGCTTCTTCAAAATCTGTTTTGGCTTGGTCAAGTTTATTATTATTAGTTGGTTTTGCAAGATGTTCTTTTGCATCTTTAATTCTTTCATCTAATAGTTTTTTATCAGCATTTTTTGCTTTTATATTTTCAAATACATTAATTGCATCTTGTAATGTTGTTTTAGCAATTGCTAAAACACCAATATGATCATCTTCATTTTTATAAATATCAAGAGTCCCGTTAGCTGCTCCAATTGCATTGTGTAATGCTTGGTATGCTTCAACTCCTTTATTTGGTTGTTTAACTAATTCTTTAGCTTCCTCGATTAAAGCATTTAATTCTTTTTGAATCCCGTTTTCAGTTTCTACTTCTGAGTTATTATCTTTTGTTATTTCTGTAAAAGAAACAACAGCTGTTGCACTGGTTGAAACTAGTCCAAGAGTTCCTAATATACTTAATAATTTTTTCATTATATAATAGTTTCCTTTCAAAGGCTAAAAAAGCCAATAAATCAAGTATACACATATGAAACTCAAAATAAAAGAGTAAAAACACAAAAATTACCATTTTTTTACCTTTTATGGGTGAAAAAATGGTGGAAATACATATTTTTCTAAAGGAGCACTTTAAATGTAAATTTATAGTCTAGTAAATAAACTAACATTAAAATCTAAAAAAATATCACTTTTCAGTTTTTGATTTTTATTAAAGATTTAATTAAAAGATCACATTTAAATGAATAATTTTATGCAAAATATACTCAACATAATTTAATCTAAAATAGGAAATGATCTTCCTAGTAAAGAACAACAAAATGAAAATACACTAGCAAAAGCTAGTGTATCAATTATTAAATTTTAAAATTAAGCGTTGATGTTTTAAGATAATTTAATTTGTGAATTTTGGTTTGTTTTTGGGTTCTCAAATTGGAGTGTTGTTGTCAAATGAATTGTGAGTTTTAACATTTGAAACATTTCACCCACTTAAATTTTGATTGAATGATAGGGCACTATTAAACATGTTATCCATATTAGTTACATTTGAGGTATTTCAACTTGAAATATTTTTGTTGAATCCAGATGCATAAAAAAACATAGCTTGCATACTAGTTACATTTGAGGTATCTCAACTTGAAATATCTTGGTTAAATGATGATGCAAATGCAAACATTCCTGTCATACTTGTAATGTTTTGAGTGTTTCACATAGAAATGTCTTGGTTAAAGGCGCTTGCACCGTAAAACATTGAATCGAAAATTTGAATAGTTGGTGGAATCTGATTCGGCACTTTTAAAATTGATTCAGGTGCACGAAAGGCACGATAAAATATTTGTTCTCCAATTAAAGAAGTTGTGAAACCAATATTAATAATTTGCTTGGTCCCATTTGGAGCTGAACCATAATTTGATTTGATTGACCCATCATTATGATCAACATAAATTGTGAATCTTTTGTCTGCATTACGTCCAACTTGATATAGGACTACTTCTCCGTTATATCTATAGTTATTTGCCCCTTCTTTGGCATTACCTTTAATTGTGATTTTAAGTACCTGTAATTCTTGATTTAGTTGCCAACCTTCAGGAGTTACACTTATCCCCCCTTGAATATCCAAATTAGCCTTAACAATCGTTTCTTCTAATTGACGACGATCTCATAATCCATCTAATTTTGAATCTACTATTTGTTGTAATTTGATTTCAATGGTAGAAATGGGTTTTATTTCAAATAAAAATGTTACTTCAACTGTTCCTTTATAATCGCCAATTCCTTTGATTGTAGCCTTATTATTTGTTATTGTATTTGGATCAATTTCAAAATCATTCTCTGTAGCACCTGGGTTTTTAGAAATAATCGCACCTTTGATAGTGTCTAGCGCACTGTTTTCCAACTTATCTAAATCAGTAACCTTAATTAATTCTTTAATCTCTTTTTTATTATTTTCTGCTTTTTTAAATTCTTCAATTGCAGTTTTTAGTCTATTATTTGCTTTATCCACTTGGTTTTGTTGATCACTTGTTAAGTTTTGACCAAGAATTTGTTGTGCTGTTGCGATTCCATATTCTAACATCGCAACAGCTGATTGAATTTTGTTGTCTTTTTCTTTTGCAAGTAAGGTTGTGGCTTCACTGATTGTTTTAACCAATTCAGCATAGTTTGCTGAATTATTATCAGCTGCATGGAATTTAATCAATGCTAACTGTAAATCATTAATTGCTTGATGAACTTTATGTTTTTGACTAATTCCTAAAACTGGATTGGCTATCCCATTTGCTTTATCTAATGCTACTTTTAATTCATTTTTTACATTAGTTGGTTTAGAATGTCCATCATCAAAAGCTGCTTGAGCAACTTCTATTTTTTTTATTAATTTATCAGTTGCTTTGTCTGCTTTTAAATCTTTACTTCCAGTAAATGTGTTGATTGCAGATTGCAAATCTGCAATCGCTTGACTTAATACACCTTCATTTTCTGTTTCATTTTCATAAACACTTAAAATTCCTTCAGCAAGTCCGATGGCTCTTCTTAATTTTAAATATTCATCAAAAGCTTTATCATTTTGTCCAAGAGCATTTGCTTGTTTTAACAAGGCTTCTAAGTCTTGTTGTGGTGTTTTATAAGAATTATCTACATCACTAGTCTTTATTGACATATTTTCTCCTTCTAAAACTAATTGTTCACTTGATTGTTGGTGTTCGTTTTCTAAAGCGTCTGCTTGTGTTCTGTTGCTTAATTTTAGAGTGTTTTGATCTGGTTGAGGAGGTTCAATTCCTGGGGGAAGAGTTTCTACATTTGGTGACATGATAAATGTGAATACTTCACTCCATAAATCATCTGCAACTTTATCAACTTCATCTTGTTTATCAATCTCTCAAATTTCATTCGCTGCTTTATCTCGAATGGATTCAGCAAAAGAAATTTTTTCTTCCAATATTCATTTTGGCCCTAAGCCTTTTCTGTCATTTTTAGCTGCTGTTTTTGCAGATTCAATATTTGCTTCCAACATTCATGGATTCACTTTTTTAGTCCCAGCCTCATCAAAATCAATAATTGCCATTTGTAATCTATAATAAGCAGCATCAATTTCAGTTTGTTTATGAGCTAAAGGATCAACTCCAATAACTCCTTTTGCAAATCCAATTTCTTGGTTAAAAGTAAATCAAGCATCATCAAGTTTAGAACCTTGTGCGCGGTCTTTTTCTGCTTTTTCAACTAGGTTTTTTAAATCTTCTAAATTTGCTTTATTAAGTGTAAAGTGAACCGTTAAAGAACCGTGATATCTTCCTTGTCCTCGAACATCAACCGATCCGGTTCTTGGTTCACCATCCTCAGTTTGTAATGTATCAAAATCAATTTCTAGATCGTTTGCGCTTATTGTATAACCTGAATTTGCTTTTCGAATTCCTTCAATAATATAGCGCTTATCCAAGCCATCGATTGCACCGATATTGGTTTCTAATTCACTTAAACTGATAATTTTAATCCCACAACTAACAACAAGCAAAGTAGTGGGAACACTTAATGAAACAGCGGCTAATAGACTTAATAATTTTTTCATTTAAAGCATCCTTTCTCTTTCCCAAAAATTTAGATTTTTGGTTTGGGTTTGTTATTATTAGTTAAAGTTTGGTTTCGGTAATTTTCAAGCAGGAGTGTTCCCATCAAATGAATCGTGAGACGTAACCTTTTTAACATCTCAACCACTCAAATTTTGATTAAACGCTTTTGTTGACCAAAACATTGCATTCATGTTCGTGACTTTTGAAGTATCTCATTTTGAAATATCTTGATTAAATAATCCGGCTTCTCGAAACATATTATTCATACTAGTCACTTTTGAAGTATCTCATTTTGAAATATCTTGATTAAACATTTTAGTACGTGAAAAGACCGCTGTCATATCAATTACATTTGAAGTATCTCATTTTGAAATATCACCATTGAACAATGTTGTTCCTCGAAAAGCATTTTGATAATGCGTTATTTTTGGACTAATATAGTTGGGAACTTTTTCAATAGTTGAAGGCATTGTGTGAACAAATCTTCCAGTTCAACCAATATTAATAATTTCTTTTACTCCATTTGGGACTGTATCACTCTTTGACTTGATTGTGTTATCTGTTGGATCTATATAAATTGTTTGACTTTGGTTTTCTCGATTTAAAACTTGAGATATAGTTATGTCTCCTTTGTAGTT encodes the following:
- a CDS encoding BspA family leucine-rich repeat surface protein translates to MKKLLSLLAAVSLSVPTTLLVVSCGIKIISLSELETNIGAIDGLDKRYIIEGIRKANSGYTISANDLEIDFDTLQTEDGEPRTGSVDVRGQGRYHGSLTVHFTLNKANLEDLKNLVEKAEKDRAQGSKLDDAWFTFNQEIGFAKGVIGVDPLAHKQTEIDAAYYRLQMAIIDFDEAGTKKVNPWMLEANIESAKTAAKNDRKGLGPKWILEEKISFAESIRDKAANEIWEIDKQDEVDKVADDLWSEVFTFIMSPNVETLPPGIEPPQPDQNTLKLSNRTQADALENEHQQSSEQLVLEGENMSIKTSDVDNSYKTPQQDLEALLKQANALGQNDKAFDEYLKLRRAIGLAEGILSVYENETENEGVLSQAIADLQSAINTFTGSKDLKADKATDKLIKKIEVAQAAFDDGHSKPTNVKNELKVALDKANGIANPVLGISQKHKVHQAINDLQLALIKFHAADNNSANYAELVKTISEATTLLAKEKDNKIQSAVAMLEYGIATAQQILGQNLTSDQQNQVDKANNRLKTAIEEFKKAENNKKEIKELIKVTDLDKLENSALDTIKGAIISKNPGATENDFEIDPNTITNNKATIKGIGDYKGTVEVTFLFEIKPISTIEIKLQQIVDSKLDGLWDRRQLEETIVKANLDIQGGISVTPEGWQLNQELQVLKITIKGNAKEGANNYRYNGEVVLYQVGRNADKRFTIYVDHNDGSIKSNYGSAPNGTKQIINIGFTTSLIGEQIFYRAFRAPESILKVPNQIPPTIQIFDSMFYGASAFNQDISMWNTQNITSMTGMFAFASSFNQDISSWDTSNVTSMQAMFFYASGFNKNISSWNTSNVTNMDNMFNSALSFNQNLSGWNVSNVKTHNSFDNNTPIWEPKNKPKFTN
- a CDS encoding lipoprotein, whose amino-acid sequence is MKKLLSILGTLGLVSTSATAVVSFTEITKDNNSEVETENGIQKELNALIEEAKELVKQPNKGVEAYQALHNAIGAANGTLDIYKNEDDHIGVLAIAKTTLQDAINVFENIKAKNADKKLLDERIKDAKEHLAKPTNNNKLDQAKTDFEEAIEDANNIFKATHMLSEQKEVDNAVLVLQKAMVDFLKATNERADYKELDAAIIKATNSHKDKNKDKNDAANKSILEAIKTAEAVVRENHTTGKQDIVNKATQALLDAIAKYEKAGLPPLNPENEEGVDLKALIAKIKEANNVANADAVVPNHKTEANRIIFQTAIGHAQGIVDGKPVKGQEEAIKAETNKLDAAIKAFTGSDNAKANIDMLKANITAAKAIKDTNKTPKAIKTFNDAIAAAEKVLGSETEVNKQPDIDKQVEVNTAANAMWKATVDFLSSVERTDIRHEIANNTLLSAPLENIEEATIKAQLEKDFKEFASYTIGNAEQTTKGEKYHVVLTGTGDYSDTTIVKFVLKIDYIKDQLTKIVNDKKDQLWTVSDLQAAINDAGLDRTNGLIVKEMPNDGTVEGKNFRISANKSFDYSSFSGDLIISQKLEK